From a single Clostridiisalibacter paucivorans DSM 22131 genomic region:
- a CDS encoding metal-dependent hydrolase family protein, whose protein sequence is MDNEFLIKGAKIIDGTGKDILEDVCMVVEEGKIKYIGKEKEFGDAKEIEVLDMTGKTIMPGMINSHVHILMEPIGDPFGLMTGESEAKTVIRGINNLKKHLKSGVTYFRDMGGYHFLDIELKNAIEEGFVEGPNFLASGKVITMTGGHGWQMGREVNGADDVRKGTREQLKAGADVIKIMATGGVMTKGVEPGSPQLTFEEIKVAVEEAHKAGKKTASHAQGTQGIKNAVLAGIDSIEHGIFLNDEIIELMLKKGTYLVPTLVAPHFIIENGVEAGIPVHAVEKSKRVMSSHFESFRKAKEAGVKIAMGTDAGTPFNLHDKSAWELKLMAEAAMTNMEAIVSATKTASELLGVDKTHGTLETGKVADFIVLNENPIENIDTLLDISEVYKNGVLVKS, encoded by the coding sequence ATGGATAATGAATTTTTAATAAAAGGTGCCAAAATTATTGATGGAACAGGGAAAGATATTTTAGAAGATGTCTGTATGGTAGTAGAAGAGGGAAAGATAAAGTATATAGGAAAAGAAAAAGAGTTTGGAGATGCTAAGGAAATAGAAGTATTAGATATGACAGGTAAGACTATAATGCCTGGAATGATAAATAGTCATGTACATATATTAATGGAGCCAATAGGAGATCCCTTTGGATTAATGACTGGAGAATCGGAAGCAAAGACTGTTATTAGGGGTATAAACAATCTTAAAAAACATTTGAAATCAGGAGTGACATATTTTAGAGATATGGGAGGATATCATTTCCTTGATATAGAATTGAAAAATGCTATTGAAGAAGGATTTGTGGAAGGACCTAATTTTTTGGCAAGCGGAAAGGTAATAACTATGACTGGAGGCCATGGATGGCAAATGGGAAGAGAGGTCAATGGCGCTGATGATGTGAGAAAGGGAACTAGAGAGCAATTAAAGGCAGGAGCAGATGTAATCAAGATTATGGCTACAGGAGGGGTAATGACTAAAGGTGTTGAACCGGGTTCACCACAATTAACCTTTGAAGAAATAAAAGTGGCAGTAGAAGAGGCACATAAAGCAGGAAAGAAAACTGCCAGTCATGCCCAAGGTACTCAGGGTATAAAGAATGCAGTGTTGGCAGGTATTGACTCTATTGAACATGGTATATTTTTAAATGATGAGATTATAGAGCTAATGTTGAAAAAGGGAACATATCTCGTACCTACATTGGTGGCACCACACTTTATAATAGAAAATGGAGTAGAGGCAGGGATACCTGTACATGCTGTGGAAAAATCTAAAAGGGTCATGTCTAGCCACTTTGAAAGTTTTAGAAAGGCTAAAGAGGCTGGAGTAAAGATTGCTATGGGTACAGATGCAGGTACACCTTTTAATCTTCATGATAAAAGTGCATGGGAATTAAAGCTTATGGCTGAGGCAGCGATGACAAATATGGAGGCTATAGTTTCTGCTACAAAAACGGCATCGGAACTATTAGGCGTAGATAAGACCCATGGAACATTAGAAACAGGAAAAGTAGCAGATTTTATAGTATTAAATGAAAATCCCATTGAAAACATAGATACACTGTTAGATATTTCAGAGGTTTATAAAAATGGAGTATTAGTAAAAAGTTAA
- a CDS encoding metallophosphoesterase, protein MKKRKRKTIIYLLAIILLIVFLYYENNGVTVSHYDIKSERIPQSFVGFKILQISDLHNKVFLNKNKGILKKIRDESPDVIVITGDLIDRRKYNEDNAMMLINSIKDMAPIYYVTGNHEGWSGKFYSLERKLKENDVTILRNESINIERDNDSIQMIGIDDPAFNTKGYMESYKNIDILNSNMNNIKNRDLYTILLSHRPEMFDLYADKEIDLVFSGHAHGGQIRIPLIGGLIAPDQGLFPKYYQGIYIKGNTSMIVSRGLGNSIVPQRLFNRPEIVVVTFKE, encoded by the coding sequence ATGAAAAAAAGAAAGAGAAAAACAATAATATATTTATTGGCAATAATATTATTAATAGTATTTTTATATTATGAAAATAATGGAGTTACAGTATCCCATTATGATATAAAATCAGAAAGAATACCACAATCCTTTGTAGGGTTTAAGATTCTCCAAATATCTGATTTGCATAATAAGGTTTTTTTAAATAAAAACAAGGGGATATTAAAGAAGATAAGGGATGAATCTCCAGATGTGATTGTGATAACAGGAGATTTAATAGATAGAAGAAAATATAATGAAGATAACGCCATGATGTTGATAAATAGTATCAAAGATATGGCACCTATATATTATGTGACTGGAAATCATGAGGGATGGTCAGGAAAATTTTATTCATTAGAGAGAAAACTGAAGGAAAATGATGTAACTATATTAAGAAATGAATCTATAAATATTGAAAGAGATAATGATAGTATACAAATGATAGGGATTGATGATCCTGCTTTTAATACAAAGGGATATATGGAATCTTATAAAAATATAGATATCTTAAATAGTAATATGAACAATATTAAAAATCGTGATTTATATACTATATTATTATCCCATAGACCTGAAATGTTTGATTTATATGCAGATAAAGAAATAGATTTAGTATTTTCAGGTCATGCCCATGGAGGACAAATAAGGATTCCCCTGATAGGAGGATTAATTGCACCAGACCAAGGGTTATTTCCTAAATACTATCAAGGTATATATATAAAAGGAAATACATCTATGATAGTAAGTAGAGGATTAGGGAATAGTATAGTACCTCAAAGGCTTTTTAATAGGCCTGAAATAGTTGTAGTAACTTTTAAAGAGTAG
- a CDS encoding flavodoxin — MKKLNIIYWSGTGNTEKMAELILEGAKGVDNLEAQMIDVSSASKKDVEECDLIALGCPSMGDEVLEEGEMEPFMESIEGSLSGKKIALFGSYGWGDGKWMRDWEERMNNCGGDLVDDGLIVNGEPSGDAVDQCKGLGKLLAES; from the coding sequence ATGAAAAAATTAAATATAATATATTGGAGTGGTACAGGAAATACAGAAAAGATGGCAGAGTTGATATTAGAAGGAGCTAAAGGAGTAGATAATTTAGAAGCACAAATGATAGATGTATCTTCAGCAAGTAAAAAGGATGTAGAAGAGTGTGATTTAATAGCATTGGGATGCCCTTCTATGGGTGATGAAGTTTTAGAAGAAGGAGAGATGGAACCTTTTATGGAAAGTATAGAAGGTTCATTATCAGGTAAAAAGATAGCTCTTTTCGGTTCTTATGGATGGGGTGATGGAAAATGGATGAGAGATTGGGAAGAGAGAATGAATAATTGCGGTGGAGATTTAGTAGATGATGGTCTTATAGTAAATGGAGAACCCAGTGGTGATGCTGTAGATCAGTGCAAGGGATTAGGAAAGTTATTGGCAGAAAGTTAA
- a CDS encoding DUF3793 family protein — MCKATHRRYFETIYGFQDKGYIYSVLFYNIAPILTKDKESVLLTFSKNSKRNLYSIWEKYRNDIEKQFDLDFFQLRKTDKTYNILFYNKEKLKKTLSKKRNRRFLERFGYNGLTDVKDYLRILSNRYERACPHEIGIFLGYPLDDVVEFIDCPNKECLFTGYWKVYNNEDVARQIFDHYDSIKEKTMNFIMDGHDWHMIYDYLDKKNIV, encoded by the coding sequence ATGTGCAAGGCGACCCATAGGAGATATTTTGAAACTATATATGGATTCCAAGATAAGGGGTATATATATTCCGTATTATTTTATAATATAGCCCCGATATTGACAAAGGATAAAGAATCAGTGCTTTTGACTTTTAGTAAAAACAGCAAAAGAAATCTGTACAGTATATGGGAAAAATATAGGAATGATATAGAGAAACAATTTGATTTAGATTTTTTTCAACTTAGGAAAACCGATAAGACATATAATATTTTATTTTACAATAAAGAAAAGCTAAAAAAGACTTTGTCTAAAAAGAGGAATAGAAGATTTCTTGAAAGATTTGGATATAATGGATTAACAGATGTAAAAGATTATTTAAGGATATTAAGCAATAGATATGAGAGGGCGTGTCCTCATGAAATAGGTATATTTTTAGGATATCCCTTAGATGATGTAGTAGAATTTATAGATTGTCCCAATAAGGAGTGTCTTTTTACAGGGTATTGGAAGGTGTATAATAATGAAGATGTTGCTAGACAAATATTTGATCATTATGATAGCATAAAAGAAAAAACTATGAATTTTATAATGGATGGACATGATTGGCATATGATTTATGATTATTTAGATAAAAAAAATATTGTCTAG
- the mnmA gene encoding tRNA 2-thiouridine(34) synthase MnmA encodes MKLKNNRVMVGLSGGVDSTVTAHILKSMGYDVIGITMLTSNECDFIEDAKRVSQILSIPHYILDIRKEFKSSVIDKFVDMYSQGKTPNPCVICNKTIKFGKMLEISKEYGAYYFATGHYAKIQYDKSIDRYRIYKGKASGKDQAYVLYSLKQCQLEHILMPLGHYPSKDYIRKIAHAILPDIAKKDDSNGICFIPSGDYKKFLKTYYPHIIKKGNFVDVDGNILGKHKGIVNYTIGQRRGIGERFNKPMYVVELDANNDRVILGENSDTLAKGLLGINPNFIPFDKLEGKMKVRMKICHWGWYLKGNIQMTSDGKVKVLFDRKERAVAPGQVVVFYKDNEIIGGAEIETVIK; translated from the coding sequence ATGAAATTAAAAAATAATAGAGTAATGGTAGGATTAAGTGGAGGCGTTGATAGCACTGTTACTGCTCATATATTGAAAAGTATGGGTTATGACGTTATAGGTATAACTATGTTGACATCTAATGAATGTGATTTTATAGAGGATGCTAAAAGGGTTTCTCAAATTCTATCTATTCCCCATTATATATTAGATATAAGAAAGGAATTCAAATCCTCTGTTATAGATAAATTTGTAGATATGTATTCACAGGGTAAAACACCGAATCCCTGTGTCATATGTAATAAGACCATTAAATTTGGAAAAATGTTGGAAATATCCAAAGAATATGGGGCCTATTATTTTGCTACAGGACACTATGCTAAAATACAATATGATAAATCTATAGATAGATATAGAATCTATAAAGGTAAGGCCAGTGGTAAAGACCAGGCATATGTGTTATATTCATTAAAACAATGTCAATTGGAACATATACTTATGCCTTTGGGACATTATCCTTCTAAAGATTATATAAGGAAGATTGCTCATGCAATATTACCTGATATTGCAAAAAAAGATGATAGCAATGGTATATGTTTTATACCAAGTGGAGACTACAAGAAGTTTTTAAAGACATACTATCCCCATATAATAAAAAAAGGTAATTTTGTAGATGTAGATGGGAATATACTGGGAAAGCATAAAGGAATAGTAAATTATACAATAGGGCAGCGAAGGGGTATTGGAGAAAGATTTAATAAGCCTATGTATGTGGTGGAGCTTGATGCCAACAATGATAGAGTTATACTGGGAGAAAACAGTGATACTTTGGCCAAGGGACTTTTGGGTATTAATCCTAATTTTATACCCTTTGATAAATTAGAAGGTAAAATGAAAGTTAGGATGAAAATTTGTCATTGGGGTTGGTATCTAAAGGGGAATATTCAAATGACCAGTGATGGCAAGGTGAAGGTATTGTTTGATAGAAAAGAGAGGGCTGTAGCCCCTGGGCAGGTGGTAGT